The following proteins are co-located in the Tachysurus vachellii isolate PV-2020 chromosome 19, HZAU_Pvac_v1, whole genome shotgun sequence genome:
- the LOC132861818 gene encoding tumor protein p53-inducible nuclear protein 2 isoform X1 yields the protein MFQRLSNLLFGAVEDVSAEISGPKPCVSEVDDEGWLLVSVPGDRNCTTLSEDGAEVPSIAQSLPHSECQRVESGCDIATPPSCTGDPAPFSCKRRRTRAGRSQAVCPPSSRSLRPRLSPDSPSPLGSGGANALSDPTSCGLDESWFITPPPCFTAEGAPAEASPMEDLLIEHPSMSVYVSSSNLEQSTANMADSVSRMTESTPAPVPTRLVRGSACQAVPLAKVTQVSRVQRAKARVERRHLGRGRMQRQNRVRQQIPRTVAHTRSSFLHQPCQRNLCH from the exons ATGTTCCAGCGACTGAGCAACCTGCTGTTCGGAGCGGTGGAGGACGTCTCTGCCGAGATCAGTGGACCCAAGCCCTGTGTGTCCGAGGTAGACGATGAGGGATGGCTTCTGGTCAGTGTACCTG GTGACAGAAACTGTACCACATTGAGTGAGGATGGGGCGGAGGTCCCGTCGATAGCACAGTCTCTTCCACATAGTGAATGTCAGAGGGTGGAGTCTGGATGTGATATAGCCACTCCCCCCTCTTGTACAGGTGACCCCGCCCCTTTCTCATGCAAACGGCGCAGGACTAGAGCAGGCCGCTCCCAGGCGGTGTGTCCACCCTCATCTCGTTCCCTTCGCCCCCGACTTTCTCCCGACTCTCCCTCCCCTCTTGGGTCAGGCGGAGCGAATGCGCTGTCTGACCCCACCTCCTGTGGGTTGGATGAGAGCTGGTTCATCACTCCTCCACCCTGTTTCACTGCAGAGGGAGCGCCAGCTGAGGCCAGCCCCATGGAGGACTTGCTCATCGAGCATCCTAGCATGTCCGTCTACGTCTCCTCGTCCAACCTGGAGCAGAGTACAGCCAACATGGCTGACAGCGTGAG caggatgactgaatccACCCCTGCCCCCGTTCCCACTCGGCTGGTGCGAGGATCGGCATGTCAGGCGGTTCCTCTTGCCAAAGTGACTCAGGTGAGCCGTGTTCAGAGGGCCAAAGCCCGCGTGGAGCGCCGTCACCTGGGCCGCGGTCGCATGCAGCGCCAAAACCGCGTCCGCCAGCAGATCCCTCGCACCGTGGCTCACACACGCAGCTCTTTCCTGCACCAACCGTGCCAGCGCAACCTCTGCCACTGA
- the LOC132861818 gene encoding tumor protein p53-inducible nuclear protein 2 isoform X3 yields the protein MFQRLSNLLFGAVEDVSAEISGPKPCVSEVDDEGWLLVSVPGDPAPFSCKRRRTRAGRSQAVCPPSSRSLRPRLSPDSPSPLGSGGANALSDPTSCGLDESWFITPPPCFTAEGAPAEASPMEDLLIEHPSMSVYVSSSNLEQSTANMADSVSRMTESTPAPVPTRLVRGSACQAVPLAKVTQVSRVQRAKARVERRHLGRGRMQRQNRVRQQIPRTVAHTRSSFLHQPCQRNLCH from the exons ATGTTCCAGCGACTGAGCAACCTGCTGTTCGGAGCGGTGGAGGACGTCTCTGCCGAGATCAGTGGACCCAAGCCCTGTGTGTCCGAGGTAGACGATGAGGGATGGCTTCTGGTCAGTGTACCTG GTGACCCCGCCCCTTTCTCATGCAAACGGCGCAGGACTAGAGCAGGCCGCTCCCAGGCGGTGTGTCCACCCTCATCTCGTTCCCTTCGCCCCCGACTTTCTCCCGACTCTCCCTCCCCTCTTGGGTCAGGCGGAGCGAATGCGCTGTCTGACCCCACCTCCTGTGGGTTGGATGAGAGCTGGTTCATCACTCCTCCACCCTGTTTCACTGCAGAGGGAGCGCCAGCTGAGGCCAGCCCCATGGAGGACTTGCTCATCGAGCATCCTAGCATGTCCGTCTACGTCTCCTCGTCCAACCTGGAGCAGAGTACAGCCAACATGGCTGACAGCGTGAG caggatgactgaatccACCCCTGCCCCCGTTCCCACTCGGCTGGTGCGAGGATCGGCATGTCAGGCGGTTCCTCTTGCCAAAGTGACTCAGGTGAGCCGTGTTCAGAGGGCCAAAGCCCGCGTGGAGCGCCGTCACCTGGGCCGCGGTCGCATGCAGCGCCAAAACCGCGTCCGCCAGCAGATCCCTCGCACCGTGGCTCACACACGCAGCTCTTTCCTGCACCAACCGTGCCAGCGCAACCTCTGCCACTGA
- the LOC132861818 gene encoding tumor protein p53-inducible nuclear protein 2 isoform X5, which translates to MFQRLSNLLFGAVEDVSAEISGPKPCVSEVDDEGWLLVSVPEGAPAEASPMEDLLIEHPSMSVYVSSSNLEQSTANMADSVSRMTESTPAPVPTRLVRGSACQAVPLAKVTQVSRVQRAKARVERRHLGRGRMQRQNRVRQQIPRTVAHTRSSFLHQPCQRNLCH; encoded by the exons ATGTTCCAGCGACTGAGCAACCTGCTGTTCGGAGCGGTGGAGGACGTCTCTGCCGAGATCAGTGGACCCAAGCCCTGTGTGTCCGAGGTAGACGATGAGGGATGGCTTCTGGTCAGTGTACCTG AGGGAGCGCCAGCTGAGGCCAGCCCCATGGAGGACTTGCTCATCGAGCATCCTAGCATGTCCGTCTACGTCTCCTCGTCCAACCTGGAGCAGAGTACAGCCAACATGGCTGACAGCGTGAG caggatgactgaatccACCCCTGCCCCCGTTCCCACTCGGCTGGTGCGAGGATCGGCATGTCAGGCGGTTCCTCTTGCCAAAGTGACTCAGGTGAGCCGTGTTCAGAGGGCCAAAGCCCGCGTGGAGCGCCGTCACCTGGGCCGCGGTCGCATGCAGCGCCAAAACCGCGTCCGCCAGCAGATCCCTCGCACCGTGGCTCACACACGCAGCTCTTTCCTGCACCAACCGTGCCAGCGCAACCTCTGCCACTGA
- the LOC132861818 gene encoding tumor protein p53-inducible nuclear protein 2 isoform X2 translates to MFQRLSNLLFGAVEDVSAEISGPKPCVSEVDDEGWLLVSVPGDRNCTTLSEDGAEVPSIAQSLPHSECQRVESGCDIATPPSCTGDPAPFSCKRRRTRAGRSLRPRLSPDSPSPLGSGGANALSDPTSCGLDESWFITPPPCFTAEGAPAEASPMEDLLIEHPSMSVYVSSSNLEQSTANMADSVSRMTESTPAPVPTRLVRGSACQAVPLAKVTQVSRVQRAKARVERRHLGRGRMQRQNRVRQQIPRTVAHTRSSFLHQPCQRNLCH, encoded by the exons ATGTTCCAGCGACTGAGCAACCTGCTGTTCGGAGCGGTGGAGGACGTCTCTGCCGAGATCAGTGGACCCAAGCCCTGTGTGTCCGAGGTAGACGATGAGGGATGGCTTCTGGTCAGTGTACCTG GTGACAGAAACTGTACCACATTGAGTGAGGATGGGGCGGAGGTCCCGTCGATAGCACAGTCTCTTCCACATAGTGAATGTCAGAGGGTGGAGTCTGGATGTGATATAGCCACTCCCCCCTCTTGTACAGGTGACCCCGCCCCTTTCTCATGCAAACGGCGCAGGACTAGAGCAGGCCGCTCCC TTCGCCCCCGACTTTCTCCCGACTCTCCCTCCCCTCTTGGGTCAGGCGGAGCGAATGCGCTGTCTGACCCCACCTCCTGTGGGTTGGATGAGAGCTGGTTCATCACTCCTCCACCCTGTTTCACTGCAGAGGGAGCGCCAGCTGAGGCCAGCCCCATGGAGGACTTGCTCATCGAGCATCCTAGCATGTCCGTCTACGTCTCCTCGTCCAACCTGGAGCAGAGTACAGCCAACATGGCTGACAGCGTGAG caggatgactgaatccACCCCTGCCCCCGTTCCCACTCGGCTGGTGCGAGGATCGGCATGTCAGGCGGTTCCTCTTGCCAAAGTGACTCAGGTGAGCCGTGTTCAGAGGGCCAAAGCCCGCGTGGAGCGCCGTCACCTGGGCCGCGGTCGCATGCAGCGCCAAAACCGCGTCCGCCAGCAGATCCCTCGCACCGTGGCTCACACACGCAGCTCTTTCCTGCACCAACCGTGCCAGCGCAACCTCTGCCACTGA
- the LOC132861818 gene encoding tumor protein p53-inducible nuclear protein 2 isoform X4 produces the protein MFQRLSNLLFGAVEDVSAEISGPKPCVSEVDDEGWLLVSVPGDPAPFSCKRRRTRAGRSLRPRLSPDSPSPLGSGGANALSDPTSCGLDESWFITPPPCFTAEGAPAEASPMEDLLIEHPSMSVYVSSSNLEQSTANMADSVSRMTESTPAPVPTRLVRGSACQAVPLAKVTQVSRVQRAKARVERRHLGRGRMQRQNRVRQQIPRTVAHTRSSFLHQPCQRNLCH, from the exons ATGTTCCAGCGACTGAGCAACCTGCTGTTCGGAGCGGTGGAGGACGTCTCTGCCGAGATCAGTGGACCCAAGCCCTGTGTGTCCGAGGTAGACGATGAGGGATGGCTTCTGGTCAGTGTACCTG GTGACCCCGCCCCTTTCTCATGCAAACGGCGCAGGACTAGAGCAGGCCGCTCCC TTCGCCCCCGACTTTCTCCCGACTCTCCCTCCCCTCTTGGGTCAGGCGGAGCGAATGCGCTGTCTGACCCCACCTCCTGTGGGTTGGATGAGAGCTGGTTCATCACTCCTCCACCCTGTTTCACTGCAGAGGGAGCGCCAGCTGAGGCCAGCCCCATGGAGGACTTGCTCATCGAGCATCCTAGCATGTCCGTCTACGTCTCCTCGTCCAACCTGGAGCAGAGTACAGCCAACATGGCTGACAGCGTGAG caggatgactgaatccACCCCTGCCCCCGTTCCCACTCGGCTGGTGCGAGGATCGGCATGTCAGGCGGTTCCTCTTGCCAAAGTGACTCAGGTGAGCCGTGTTCAGAGGGCCAAAGCCCGCGTGGAGCGCCGTCACCTGGGCCGCGGTCGCATGCAGCGCCAAAACCGCGTCCGCCAGCAGATCCCTCGCACCGTGGCTCACACACGCAGCTCTTTCCTGCACCAACCGTGCCAGCGCAACCTCTGCCACTGA